From the genome of Streptomyces sp. NBC_00659, one region includes:
- a CDS encoding glycogen debranching N-terminal domain-containing protein: MPHPSSAPDGGRPTGHEPARPAGRGGAPAAPRPGRDAGAPFVPAGRGPGTLRTALPVPGRPADLPPAHTTLICAALPGLVISTEEGQLTGRGLEGFYMAGRRTLSRCLVRVAGREPLAMQARMLAADRARFVGTLRAAPDTGPDPDVVVERTRLAEGIERITLRSSALRALRLPVEVALGTDLAELGDVASGRGGPELPATVHAAGLRWSCPAGHVTVSADPPPTDALASAGMLRWELELPPGGTLTLELRVRPDGQGPVRAVGRGAASPFAEARVLSDEPGAEALLSTCVDDLRALLLRDPRHPADTHLAAGAPWRCGLASAEALAAARMTLPLGTRLAAGTLRTLARTQVAGPGPHSGLIPGPLRDSGPHLPPGCTATEATLLFPVLLAEAWRWGLAERDVEELLPAAERCLEWLRTTVGDGTYLPDPQPGGPFRCETQAHAHRAALLGAGLLDAHNRTGGTGLRQWAQAMRAAFHDDFWVEDPTGGRPVAARTQDGCLVPQLGSVTAHLLDTGLSGSGETAPGLLDKARTEQLARLLGSPAMDSGWGLRSLGAKEAAYNPFGHRSGAVRVHETAVAVTGLAAAGHEKEAGSLLHGILAAAEFFGGRLPEMYAGEQRTRGSAPLPHPAASRPAATSAAAGVMLLCSLAGIRPDAPAGTVTLRPFRAAHLGEIVLTGLRISGAPFSVRVSRLGLAMVEEADDGLQLRV, from the coding sequence ATGCCTCATCCGTCCTCGGCACCCGACGGCGGCCGTCCGACCGGGCACGAGCCCGCACGGCCCGCCGGACGCGGGGGCGCTCCGGCGGCCCCACGACCGGGCCGCGACGCGGGTGCGCCCTTCGTCCCGGCAGGGCGCGGACCCGGCACTCTCCGGACAGCCCTTCCCGTGCCGGGCCGGCCGGCGGACCTGCCGCCGGCCCACACCACCCTGATCTGTGCCGCCCTTCCCGGACTGGTGATCTCGACGGAGGAAGGACAACTGACCGGCCGCGGCCTCGAGGGCTTCTACATGGCGGGCCGGCGGACTCTGTCCCGCTGCCTGGTCCGGGTCGCGGGCCGGGAGCCGCTCGCGATGCAGGCCCGGATGCTCGCGGCCGACCGGGCCCGCTTCGTGGGCACGCTGCGCGCCGCCCCTGACACCGGACCGGATCCGGACGTGGTCGTCGAGAGAACCCGCCTTGCGGAGGGCATCGAACGGATCACCCTGCGCAGCTCGGCCCTTCGGGCCCTGCGCCTGCCCGTCGAGGTCGCCCTCGGGACTGACCTCGCGGAACTGGGCGACGTCGCCTCGGGACGGGGAGGGCCCGAACTGCCCGCCACTGTCCACGCCGCCGGCCTGCGCTGGTCCTGCCCCGCCGGCCACGTGACCGTCTCCGCCGACCCGCCGCCCACCGACGCGCTGGCCTCGGCGGGGATGCTGCGCTGGGAACTCGAACTGCCACCGGGCGGCACCCTCACACTGGAACTGCGCGTCAGACCGGACGGTCAGGGGCCGGTCAGGGCGGTGGGCCGCGGCGCGGCGAGCCCGTTCGCCGAGGCCCGGGTGCTGAGCGACGAGCCCGGAGCAGAAGCGCTTCTGAGCACCTGTGTCGATGACCTGCGGGCCCTGCTGCTGCGCGACCCCCGGCATCCGGCCGACACACACCTCGCGGCGGGAGCGCCCTGGCGCTGCGGACTGGCGTCGGCCGAGGCGCTGGCCGCGGCCCGGATGACCCTGCCGCTCGGCACGCGTCTCGCCGCGGGCACGCTGCGCACCCTCGCCCGCACCCAGGTCGCCGGTCCGGGACCGCACTCCGGACTGATTCCGGGACCGCTCCGGGACAGCGGGCCGCACCTGCCGCCGGGCTGCACGGCGACCGAGGCGACCCTGCTGTTCCCGGTCCTGCTCGCGGAGGCCTGGCGTTGGGGGCTGGCCGAGCGGGACGTGGAGGAACTGCTGCCCGCGGCCGAGCGCTGTCTGGAATGGCTGCGGACCACGGTCGGCGACGGCACGTATCTGCCCGACCCGCAGCCGGGCGGACCGTTCCGCTGCGAGACGCAGGCACACGCGCATCGCGCGGCCCTGCTCGGCGCCGGTCTGCTCGACGCACACAATCGGACCGGTGGCACGGGGCTGCGGCAGTGGGCCCAGGCGATGCGGGCGGCGTTCCATGACGACTTCTGGGTCGAGGACCCGACCGGTGGCCGACCAGTCGCCGCCCGTACCCAGGACGGGTGCCTCGTGCCCCAGCTCGGTTCGGTCACCGCCCATCTCCTCGACACCGGCTTGTCGGGTTCGGGAGAGACGGCTCCCGGTCTGCTCGACAAGGCGCGGACCGAACAGCTCGCGAGGCTCCTCGGCAGCCCGGCCATGGACTCGGGCTGGGGGCTGCGCAGCCTCGGGGCGAAGGAGGCGGCATACAACCCGTTCGGTCATCGCAGCGGGGCGGTGCGCGTCCACGAGACGGCCGTCGCCGTCACGGGGCTCGCCGCCGCGGGCCACGAGAAGGAGGCCGGCTCGCTGCTGCACGGCATCCTGGCGGCGGCCGAGTTCTTCGGCGGCAGACTGCCCGAGATGTACGCGGGGGAGCAGCGCACGCGGGGGAGCGCACCGCTTCCCCATCCGGCCGCCTCCCGGCCCGCGGCCACCTCGGCCGCCGCCGGGGTGATGCTGCTCTGCTCCCTGGCCGGCATCCGCCCCGATGCGCCCGCGGGCACGGTGACCCTGCGCCCGTTCCGGGCCGCGCACCTGGGAGAGATCGTGCTGACGGGCTTGAGGATCTCGGGTGCTCCCTTCTCCGTGCGCGTCAGCAGACTCGGGCTCGCCATGGTCGAGGAAGCGGACGACGGACTGCAGTTGCGGGTGTGA
- a CDS encoding NUDIX hydrolase translates to MPYDPSAFPPFAVTVDLVVLTVRRHALCALAVRRGEQPFQGRWALPGGFVRTDEDLAQAAARELAEETGLCAHDPSVPAQDNGAHLEQLATYGDPKRDPRMRVVSVAHLALAPDLPAPRAGGDANSARWAPVEELLQQGGYGRDGEQAAPLAFDHAQILSDGVERARSKIEYSSLATAFCPTEFTVGELRRVYEAVWGVVLDPRNFHRKVTGTPGFLVPTGGTTTRQGGRPAQLFRAGGATLLNPPMLRPEV, encoded by the coding sequence ATGCCCTACGACCCGTCAGCCTTTCCGCCCTTCGCCGTGACCGTGGACCTGGTCGTGCTGACCGTGCGCCGCCATGCCCTGTGCGCGTTGGCGGTACGGCGGGGCGAGCAGCCGTTCCAGGGGCGATGGGCACTGCCCGGCGGCTTCGTGCGCACCGACGAGGACCTGGCGCAGGCCGCGGCACGCGAGCTGGCCGAGGAGACGGGCCTGTGCGCCCACGACCCCTCCGTGCCCGCACAGGACAACGGCGCACACCTCGAGCAGCTCGCGACCTACGGCGACCCCAAGCGCGACCCCCGGATGCGTGTGGTCAGCGTCGCGCATCTCGCCCTCGCCCCCGACCTCCCCGCTCCCCGCGCGGGCGGCGACGCGAACAGCGCGCGCTGGGCACCGGTCGAGGAACTGCTGCAGCAGGGCGGGTACGGGCGGGACGGGGAACAGGCGGCGCCCCTCGCCTTCGATCACGCGCAGATCCTCTCGGACGGTGTGGAGCGCGCCCGGTCCAAGATCGAGTACTCGTCGCTGGCGACCGCCTTCTGCCCCACCGAGTTCACCGTCGGCGAGCTGCGTCGCGTCTACGAGGCCGTGTGGGGCGTGGTGCTCGACCCGCGCAACTTCCACCGCAAGGTGACCGGTACGCCAGGCTTCCTCGTGCCCACCGGGGGCACGACCACGCGCCAGGGCGGCCGCCCCGCCCAGTTGTTCCGCGCGGGTGGCGCCACGCTGCTCAACCCCCCGATGCTGCGCCCCGAGGTCTGA
- a CDS encoding ABC transporter ATP-binding protein, translated as MIQAIGLTSNMRKARPPAVDDVSFEARAGHVTALVGTPGAGKTTALRLMLELQQGRGITYFRGRPLHRIAHPSREVGVLLGEVPGHPARTVRGQLRMLCAAAGVPVRRADEVLEVVGLVSLRDESLGTLSRGMDRRLGLACALLSDPHTLVLDGPADGLSAREGRWLHGILRAHATQGGTVLFTTDDPKEAARTADRVVTLEQGRLVADQEAAEFARTRLRPRVAVRSPHAARLGSLLTKEARTARRSVEVVREEGNRLSVYGSTCADIGETAFRHGILVHQLADETGDMGPASAAVSSNEGEYPAEEPGPADTPAADALSVLPPPIAVRQARSPLRPLRYELRRAAGVSTGYLTAAAVLVTSVLLSVLLARIGHTPQPRLLAAWPRELPLPPAALGAGLLGAVAFGEEFRHPALAADRGTVPRRLGLLTAKLLVASATALMLAFLTVGCDLEMLYLVYGRELTGVPSDWLSLSASWFGLVMGCAWAGVLAAGIFRSTAAGLAAVLAVPVVVVPLVQKVLWGPSVRSAAGFPERLRELVLVQWPFGGERYLAAGVRVLAQPVGGALLLSLTALLCAYLLTTLRSRVR; from the coding sequence GTGATCCAGGCCATCGGACTGACCAGCAACATGCGCAAGGCGCGTCCGCCCGCCGTCGACGACGTGTCCTTCGAGGCGCGCGCGGGCCACGTCACAGCGCTCGTCGGAACCCCGGGCGCGGGCAAGACGACGGCGCTGAGGCTCATGCTCGAACTCCAGCAGGGTCGCGGAATCACCTACTTCCGCGGCCGGCCTCTGCATCGGATCGCCCATCCCTCGCGTGAGGTCGGCGTACTCCTGGGCGAGGTGCCGGGCCATCCGGCACGTACGGTCCGCGGCCAGCTCCGCATGCTGTGCGCCGCCGCCGGGGTGCCCGTGCGCCGCGCGGACGAAGTCCTCGAAGTGGTTGGGCTCGTCAGCCTGCGGGACGAGAGTCTGGGCACGCTGTCCCGTGGCATGGACCGCCGGCTCGGACTGGCCTGCGCGCTCCTGTCCGACCCTCACACCCTCGTGCTCGACGGCCCCGCGGACGGCCTGTCGGCCAGGGAAGGACGATGGCTGCACGGGATTCTGCGCGCCCACGCGACCCAGGGCGGCACGGTGCTCTTCACCACGGACGACCCCAAGGAGGCCGCGCGAACCGCCGACCGGGTCGTCACGCTGGAGCAGGGACGCCTGGTCGCCGATCAGGAGGCCGCGGAGTTCGCCCGCACCCGGCTCCGGCCGCGCGTGGCCGTTCGCAGTCCTCACGCCGCCCGGCTCGGCTCCCTCCTGACCAAGGAAGCCCGCACGGCGCGGCGCTCCGTGGAAGTCGTGCGTGAGGAGGGCAACCGGCTCTCGGTGTACGGCAGCACCTGCGCCGACATCGGCGAGACGGCCTTCCGGCACGGCATCCTCGTACACCAACTCGCCGACGAGACAGGGGACATGGGTCCAGCGTCGGCCGCGGTGTCCTCGAACGAGGGCGAGTACCCCGCCGAGGAGCCGGGCCCCGCCGATACACCAGCCGCGGACGCCCTGTCCGTCCTTCCGCCCCCCATCGCCGTACGCCAGGCCCGGAGCCCGCTGCGCCCCCTGCGCTACGAACTGCGCAGGGCCGCCGGTGTCAGCACCGGCTACCTCACCGCCGCCGCCGTTCTCGTCACCTCGGTCCTCCTGTCCGTCCTCCTGGCCAGAATCGGTCACACGCCTCAGCCGCGCCTGCTGGCCGCGTGGCCGCGCGAACTCCCGCTTCCGCCCGCCGCGCTCGGCGCCGGGCTGCTGGGCGCCGTCGCCTTCGGCGAGGAGTTCCGCCACCCTGCCCTGGCCGCGGACCGCGGCACCGTCCCGCGCCGGCTGGGACTGCTGACCGCCAAGCTCCTCGTCGCCTCGGCCACCGCGTTGATGCTGGCGTTCCTCACCGTGGGATGCGACCTCGAAATGCTCTACCTCGTCTACGGACGGGAGCTCACCGGAGTTCCGTCGGACTGGCTCTCACTGAGCGCGAGTTGGTTCGGCCTCGTGATGGGCTGCGCGTGGGCGGGTGTGCTGGCGGCCGGCATCTTCCGGTCCACCGCCGCCGGGCTCGCGGCGGTCCTTGCCGTGCCGGTCGTCGTCGTACCCCTCGTACAAAAGGTTCTGTGGGGGCCGTCTGTGCGGTCGGCAGCCGGATTCCCGGAGCGGCTTCGGGAACTGGTTCTCGTGCAGTGGCCGTTCGGCGGGGAGCGCTACCTGGCTGCCGGTGTGCGGGTACTGGCCCAACCCGTAGGCGGAGCACTGCTGTTGTCACTGACCGCACTGCTCTGCGCATATCTGCTCACGACCCTGCGGAGCCGAGTCCGATGA
- a CDS encoding FadR/GntR family transcriptional regulator has product MSTLAQTMMTAARSSDSGLAGPGELDRYPYTDASGADRVGPSVWESAEPELGRVGRRATGSRGRGLHGQLVQQLGQMIVSGDLGADRPLVPEEIGQRFEVSRTVVRESLRVLEAKGLVSARPNVGTRVRPVSDWNLLDPDIIEWRAFGPQRDDQRRELSELRWTIEPLAARLAAGHGREEVQQRLGDMVEIMGHAMTQGDALTFARADTEFHSLLIQLAGNRMLEHLSGIVSAALQVSGGPVTGCDRPNEASLGHHARIVDALAAADGAAAETAMRQLLIVHPEVERVVPAPREH; this is encoded by the coding sequence GTGAGTACCCTTGCGCAGACCATGATGACCGCCGCCCGTTCCTCAGACTCCGGCCTCGCCGGACCGGGCGAACTCGACCGTTACCCCTATACCGACGCGTCCGGTGCCGACCGCGTCGGCCCTTCTGTGTGGGAGAGCGCCGAACCGGAGCTCGGCCGTGTCGGCCGACGCGCCACCGGCAGCCGCGGACGCGGACTGCACGGCCAGCTCGTCCAGCAGCTCGGCCAGATGATCGTCTCCGGAGACCTCGGTGCGGACCGCCCGCTCGTGCCCGAGGAGATCGGCCAGCGGTTCGAGGTCTCCCGGACCGTCGTCCGTGAGTCCCTCCGCGTACTGGAGGCCAAGGGGCTGGTCAGCGCCCGCCCGAACGTCGGCACGCGCGTGCGTCCCGTCAGCGACTGGAACCTCCTCGACCCGGACATCATCGAATGGCGGGCCTTCGGGCCGCAGCGGGACGACCAGCGGCGCGAGCTGAGCGAGCTCCGCTGGACCATCGAGCCGCTCGCCGCGCGCCTCGCCGCCGGACATGGGCGTGAGGAGGTCCAGCAGCGGCTCGGCGACATGGTCGAGATCATGGGCCATGCCATGACGCAAGGTGACGCCCTCACCTTCGCGCGTGCCGACACCGAGTTCCACTCGTTGCTCATCCAGCTCGCGGGCAACAGGATGCTGGAACACCTCTCGGGGATCGTGTCGGCGGCGCTCCAGGTCTCCGGTGGCCCGGTCACCGGCTGTGACCGGCCGAACGAGGCCTCGCTGGGTCACCACGCGCGCATCGTCGACGCCCTCGCGGCGGCCGACGGCGCGGCGGCCGAGACGGCCATGCGGCAGCTCCTCATCGTCCACCCCGAGGTGGAGCGTGTCGTGCCCGCGCCGCGCGAGCACTGA
- a CDS encoding RNA polymerase sigma factor, with protein sequence MSASTSRTLPPEIAESVSVMALIERGKAEGQIAGDDVRRAFEADQIPATQWKNVLRSLNQILEEEGVTLMVSAAEPKRTRKSVAAKSPAKRTATKTVAAKTVTAKKATATAAPAALADDSAEDASAGKPAAAKKTTAKKAVAKKTVAKKTAAKKTSAKKDDAELADDETAEETPGKSGAEEPAEDGAQGFVLSDEDEDDAPAQQVAAAGATADPVKDYLKQIGKVPLLNAEQEVELAKRIEAGLFAEDKLANADKLAPKLKRELEIIAEDGRRAKNHLLEANLRLVVSLAKRYTGRGMLFLDLIQEGNLGLIRAVEKFDYTKGYKFSTYATWWIRQAITRAMADQARTIRIPVHMVEVINKLARVQRQMLQDLGREPTPEELAKELDMTPEKVIEVQKYGREPISLHTPLGEDGDSEFGDLIEDSEAVVPADAVSFTLLQEQLHSVLDTLSEREAGVVSMRFGLTDGQPKTLDEIGKVYGVTRERIRQIESKTMSKLRHPSRSQVLRDYLD encoded by the coding sequence GTGTCGGCCAGCACATCCCGTACGCTCCCGCCGGAGATCGCCGAGTCCGTCTCTGTCATGGCGCTCATCGAGCGGGGAAAGGCTGAGGGGCAGATCGCCGGCGATGACGTGCGTCGGGCCTTCGAAGCTGACCAGATTCCGGCCACTCAGTGGAAGAACGTACTGCGCAGCCTCAACCAGATCCTCGAGGAAGAGGGTGTGACGCTGATGGTCAGTGCCGCGGAGCCCAAGCGCACCCGAAAGAGCGTCGCAGCGAAGAGTCCGGCCAAGCGCACCGCCACCAAGACCGTGGCGGCCAAGACGGTGACCGCCAAGAAGGCCACCGCCACGGCGGCTCCGGCTGCCCTCGCCGACGATTCGGCTGAGGACGCCTCCGCAGGCAAGCCCGCCGCAGCCAAGAAGACGACGGCGAAGAAGGCCGTCGCCAAGAAGACAGTCGCCAAGAAGACGGCGGCCAAGAAGACGAGCGCCAAGAAGGACGACGCCGAGCTCGCCGACGACGAGACGGCCGAGGAGACCCCGGGCAAGTCCGGTGCGGAGGAGCCCGCCGAGGACGGCGCCCAGGGCTTCGTCCTGTCCGACGAGGACGAGGACGACGCGCCTGCGCAGCAGGTCGCCGCCGCCGGTGCCACCGCCGACCCGGTCAAGGACTACCTCAAGCAGATCGGCAAGGTCCCGCTGCTCAACGCCGAGCAGGAGGTCGAGCTCGCCAAGCGCATCGAGGCCGGTCTGTTCGCCGAGGACAAGCTGGCGAACGCCGACAAGCTCGCCCCCAAGCTCAAGCGTGAGCTCGAGATCATCGCCGAGGACGGCCGCCGCGCCAAGAACCACCTTCTGGAGGCCAACCTCCGTCTGGTGGTCTCCCTGGCCAAGCGCTACACCGGTCGCGGCATGCTCTTCCTGGACCTCATCCAGGAGGGCAACCTCGGCCTGATCCGCGCGGTCGAGAAGTTCGACTACACCAAGGGCTACAAGTTCTCCACGTACGCCACCTGGTGGATCCGTCAGGCGATCACCCGCGCCATGGCCGACCAGGCCCGCACCATCCGTATCCCGGTGCACATGGTCGAGGTCATCAACAAGCTCGCGCGCGTCCAGCGCCAGATGCTCCAGGACCTGGGCCGTGAGCCCACCCCGGAGGAGCTGGCCAAGGAACTCGACATGACCCCCGAGAAGGTCATCGAGGTCCAGAAGTACGGCCGTGAGCCCATCTCCCTGCACACGCCGCTGGGCGAGGACGGCGACAGCGAGTTCGGTGACCTCATCGAGGACTCCGAGGCCGTCGTGCCGGCCGACGCGGTCAGCTTCACGCTCCTCCAGGAGCAGCTGCACTCCGTGCTCGACACCCTGTCCGAGCGTGAGGCGGGTGTGGTCTCGATGCGCTTCGGTCTCACCGACGGTCAGCCGAAGACCCTCGACGAGATCGGCAAGGTGTACGGCGTGACCCGTGAGCGGATCCGCCAGATCGAGTCCAAGACCATGTCGAAGCTGCGTCACCCGTCGCGTTCCCAGGTGCTGCGCGACTACCTCGACTAG
- a CDS encoding S1 family serine peptidase has protein sequence MRRPYAPTLALAAAAAVISLTTPALASSDSVVIGSRPVQISESPWTVALSSRDRFGGTRAGQFCGGVVIGPTTVLTAAHCLGEDVLGAPPRDAGDLKVIAGRGDLASEDGEEIPVRDVWVNPHYDSETNAGDFGVLTLAEPLPASSVIRMAASGDRAYEPGTAAVVYGWGDLTGGGDYASSLRAADVHVLPDAACERAYPGDESGTYDAASMVCAGEPAGGRDACQGDSGGPLVAQGRLIGLVSWGSGCGRAESPGVYTRVSEAVQALNAGR, from the coding sequence ATGCGCCGTCCCTACGCCCCGACCTTGGCCCTTGCGGCCGCCGCAGCGGTGATATCACTGACGACCCCCGCCCTGGCGTCCTCCGACAGCGTTGTCATAGGAAGCCGTCCGGTCCAGATCTCCGAGAGCCCGTGGACGGTCGCGCTGTCCAGCCGTGACCGGTTCGGGGGTACCCGCGCGGGACAGTTCTGCGGAGGAGTGGTCATCGGCCCGACCACGGTCCTGACCGCGGCCCACTGCCTGGGCGAGGATGTGCTGGGGGCGCCACCGCGCGACGCGGGCGATCTGAAGGTCATCGCCGGACGCGGGGACCTGGCGTCCGAGGACGGCGAGGAGATCCCCGTACGAGACGTCTGGGTCAATCCGCACTACGACAGTGAGACGAACGCCGGGGACTTCGGCGTACTGACGCTCGCCGAGCCGCTGCCGGCCTCCTCCGTGATCCGTATGGCCGCTTCGGGGGACCGGGCGTACGAGCCGGGGACCGCCGCCGTCGTCTACGGCTGGGGCGACCTGACGGGCGGCGGTGACTATGCGAGCAGCCTGCGTGCCGCCGACGTGCACGTGCTTCCCGACGCCGCGTGTGAGCGGGCCTACCCCGGTGACGAGTCCGGGACCTACGACGCGGCGTCGATGGTCTGCGCGGGAGAGCCGGCGGGCGGCCGTGACGCCTGCCAGGGGGACAGTGGCGGGCCGCTGGTCGCCCAGGGCCGTCTCATCGGCCTGGTGTCCTGGGGGAGCGGCTGTGGGCGCGCGGAGAGCCCTGGTGTCTACACGCGGGTGTCAGAGGCTGTCCAGGCGCTGAACGCGGGCCGCTGA
- a CDS encoding DUF7455 domain-containing protein, whose protein sequence is MTTVLTPASPLTAADRCDRCGAQAYLRVVLLSGGELLFCAHHGRKFEPELKKIAAEIQDETERLTSVPESVNDEDR, encoded by the coding sequence GTGACTACTGTTCTGACCCCCGCGAGCCCGCTGACGGCCGCTGACCGCTGCGACCGTTGCGGCGCCCAGGCATATCTGCGCGTCGTCCTCCTGAGCGGCGGAGAACTGCTCTTCTGCGCCCACCACGGTCGCAAGTTCGAGCCGGAACTCAAGAAGATCGCCGCTGAGATACAGGACGAGACGGAGCGGCTCACGTCCGTTCCCGAGAGCGTCAACGACGAAGATCGCTGA
- a CDS encoding DNA gyrase/topoisomerase IV subunit B: protein MTADTSVPSTALLTGADRDGSNYTARHLLVLEGLEAVRKRPGMYIGSTDSRGLMHCLWEIIDNSVDEALGGYCDHIDVTLHDDGSVEVRDNGRGIPVDVEPKTGLSGIEVVMTKLHAGGKFGGGSYAASGGLHGVGASVVNALSARLDVEVDRSGNTHAVSFRRGTPGVFKADGPDAAFDASSGLRKLKRIPKTRTGTRVRYWADRQIFLKDAKLSLEHLHQRARQTAFLVPGLTIVVRDEFGLGEGGSKGEESFRFDGGISEFCEFLAADKPVCDVLRFHGQGTFKETVPVLDEHGQMTPTEVTRELGVDVAMRWGTGYDTTLKSFVNIIATPKGGTHVAGFEQAVAKTMNEVLRTKKLLRVAEDDIVKDDALEGLTAVVTVRLAEPQFEGQTKEVLGTSAARRIVTNVVTKELKAFLTSAKRDEAAQARVVMEKAVAAARTRIAARQHKDAQRRKTALESSSLPAKLADCRSDDVERSELFIVEGDSALGTAKLARNSEFQALLPIRGKILNVQKASVTDMLKNAECGAIIQVIGAGSGRTFDIDAARYGKIILLVDADVDGAHIRILLLTLFQRYMRPMVEAGRVFAAVPPLHRIELSQPKKGQDKYVYTYSDRELRETVLELQRKGVRYKDSIQRYKGLGEMDADQLAETTMDPRFRTLRRINISDLEASEQVFDLLMGNDVAPRKEFISSSAATLDRSRIDA from the coding sequence GTGACCGCCGATACGTCCGTGCCGTCCACAGCGCTGCTGACCGGAGCAGACCGTGACGGTTCCAACTACACCGCGCGGCACCTGCTCGTCCTTGAGGGGCTCGAGGCAGTGCGGAAGCGCCCGGGCATGTACATCGGGTCGACCGACAGCCGTGGCCTGATGCACTGCCTGTGGGAGATCATCGACAACTCCGTGGACGAGGCCCTCGGGGGCTACTGCGACCACATCGATGTGACCCTGCACGACGACGGCTCCGTCGAGGTGCGGGACAACGGCCGCGGCATCCCCGTCGACGTGGAGCCCAAGACCGGCCTCTCCGGCATCGAGGTCGTCATGACCAAGCTGCACGCCGGCGGAAAGTTCGGCGGCGGCTCGTACGCGGCCTCCGGCGGTCTGCACGGTGTGGGCGCCTCCGTGGTGAACGCGCTCTCCGCCCGTCTGGACGTCGAGGTGGACCGCAGTGGGAACACCCATGCCGTGAGCTTCCGCCGAGGCACCCCGGGAGTCTTCAAGGCCGACGGCCCCGACGCCGCCTTCGACGCTTCGAGCGGGCTGCGCAAGCTCAAGCGGATCCCGAAGACCCGCACCGGCACGCGCGTGCGCTACTGGGCCGACCGCCAGATCTTCCTCAAGGACGCCAAGCTCTCCCTGGAGCACCTCCACCAGCGCGCCCGCCAGACGGCCTTCCTGGTGCCGGGCCTGACCATCGTCGTCCGTGACGAATTCGGGCTGGGCGAGGGTGGCAGCAAGGGTGAGGAGTCGTTCCGCTTCGACGGCGGCATCAGCGAGTTCTGTGAGTTCCTGGCCGCCGACAAGCCGGTCTGCGACGTCCTCCGCTTCCATGGGCAGGGGACCTTCAAGGAGACCGTCCCGGTCCTCGACGAGCACGGGCAGATGACCCCCACCGAGGTCACGCGTGAGCTGGGCGTCGATGTCGCGATGCGCTGGGGCACCGGATACGACACGACTCTGAAGTCGTTCGTGAACATCATCGCCACGCCCAAGGGCGGCACCCATGTCGCCGGCTTCGAGCAGGCCGTCGCCAAGACCATGAACGAGGTCCTGCGGACCAAGAAGCTGCTGCGGGTCGCCGAGGACGACATCGTCAAGGACGACGCGCTGGAGGGCCTCACGGCCGTCGTCACCGTGCGTCTCGCCGAGCCCCAGTTCGAGGGGCAGACGAAGGAGGTCCTCGGCACCTCGGCCGCCCGCCGCATCGTGACGAACGTGGTCACCAAGGAGCTCAAGGCGTTCCTGACCTCCGCCAAGCGGGACGAGGCCGCGCAGGCGCGGGTCGTCATGGAGAAGGCCGTCGCCGCCGCGCGCACGAGGATCGCGGCCCGGCAGCACAAGGACGCGCAGCGCCGCAAGACGGCCCTGGAGTCCTCCTCGCTGCCCGCCAAGCTCGCCGACTGCCGCAGTGACGACGTCGAGCGCAGCGAGCTGTTCATCGTCGAGGGCGACTCCGCGCTGGGTACGGCGAAGCTGGCCCGGAACTCCGAGTTCCAGGCGCTGCTGCCGATCCGGGGCAAGATCCTCAACGTTCAGAAGGCGTCCGTGACGGACATGCTGAAGAACGCCGAGTGCGGTGCGATCATCCAGGTCATAGGGGCCGGTTCCGGCCGGACCTTCGACATCGACGCCGCGCGCTACGGGAAGATCATTCTCCTCGTCGACGCCGATGTCGACGGCGCGCACATCCGGATTCTGCTGTTGACGCTGTTCCAGCGCTACATGCGGCCCATGGTCGAGGCGGGGCGGGTGTTCGCGGCGGTTCCGCCGCTGCACCGGATCGAGCTCAGCCAGCCCAAGAAGGGGCAGGACAAGTACGTCTACACGTACTCGGACCGTGAGCTGCGGGAGACCGTGCTGGAGCTGCAGCGCAAGGGTGTGCGTTACAAGGACTCGATCCAGCGGTACAAGGGTCTCGGCGAGATGGACGCCGATCAGCTGGCCGAGACGACGATGGATCCGCGGTTCCGGACGCTGCGCCGGATCAACATCTCCGACCTGGAGGCGTCCGAGCAGGTGTTCGACCTGTTGATGGGTAACGACGTGGCGCCGCGCAAGGAGTTCATCTCCAGCTCTGCCGCGACGCTGGACCGGTCGCGTATCGACGCGTAG
- a CDS encoding DUF1453 domain-containing protein encodes MSGLMNAVVIFAVAAVVIARQFSARRISSDLRWWIVPAVLAVMAMREPGLIDPHHQTEASLLLGTELVTALAIGAGWAWTTRIWTEPDGAVWSRSTKAAGAVWGAGICLRLGLFGIGALLGVHQNSSALMLGLAATLLVRSGLLTWRVQSLRPTVTGQGPAYGDGAGRVLRKERL; translated from the coding sequence ATGTCCGGGCTCATGAATGCAGTGGTGATCTTCGCTGTCGCCGCAGTGGTGATCGCGCGCCAGTTCAGCGCACGCCGGATCAGCTCGGACCTGCGCTGGTGGATCGTGCCCGCCGTTCTCGCCGTCATGGCAATGCGCGAGCCCGGCCTGATCGACCCGCACCACCAGACCGAGGCGTCCCTCCTGCTCGGCACGGAACTGGTGACGGCGCTGGCCATCGGAGCCGGATGGGCGTGGACGACGCGGATATGGACCGAGCCGGACGGCGCCGTGTGGAGCAGGAGCACCAAGGCCGCCGGAGCCGTCTGGGGCGCGGGTATCTGTCTGCGGCTGGGCCTGTTCGGCATAGGTGCCCTGCTCGGTGTGCACCAGAACTCCTCCGCCCTGATGCTCGGCCTGGCGGCCACCCTGCTGGTCCGCTCCGGGCTCCTGACCTGGCGGGTGCAGTCCCTGCGGCCGACGGTGACCGGGCAGGGCCCGGCGTACGGTGACGGGGCCGGCCGCGTTCTGAGGAAGGAGCGCCTGTGA